A genome region from Mesorhizobium sp. B2-1-8 includes the following:
- a CDS encoding GntR family transcriptional regulator — MTKGLPAIRPTSPSGFRTMPASVREIHAALRRDIVSLRLTPGERLSENELAMRFGTSRTPVREALIRLVEEEMIEVLPQRGSFVRRISLKAVERARFVREALEVAVARSAAASGISEETARNLRAALARQRDAGGDAARFTEADDDFHAALADGIGQSSVWGVIEREKAQFDRLRFLSLPAITPVDTLIAQHEAIFKAVLDGDIAAAEARMREHLSEVLKITHGLAASRPDLIQADD, encoded by the coding sequence GTGACCAAGGGCCTACCGGCGATCCGACCGACCAGCCCGTCGGGTTTTCGCACCATGCCGGCTTCGGTGCGCGAGATCCATGCCGCGCTGCGGCGAGATATCGTCTCGCTGCGCCTGACCCCAGGCGAGCGGCTGTCGGAGAACGAACTGGCCATGCGCTTCGGCACCAGCCGCACGCCGGTGCGCGAGGCGCTGATCCGCCTGGTCGAGGAAGAGATGATCGAGGTGCTGCCGCAACGCGGCAGCTTCGTGCGCCGCATCTCGCTCAAGGCCGTGGAGCGTGCCCGCTTCGTGCGTGAGGCGCTGGAGGTCGCCGTGGCGCGGAGTGCCGCTGCCAGCGGCATCAGCGAGGAAACCGCGCGGAACCTGCGTGCCGCGCTTGCCCGCCAGCGCGACGCCGGCGGTGACGCGGCACGCTTCACCGAAGCCGACGACGACTTTCACGCTGCTCTGGCCGACGGTATCGGCCAGAGCAGCGTCTGGGGAGTCATCGAGCGGGAAAAGGCGCAGTTCGACCGTCTGCGCTTCCTCAGCCTGCCGGCGATCACGCCGGTCGACACACTGATCGCCCAGCACGAGGCGATCTTCAAGGCCGTGCTCGATGGCGATATCGCGGCGGCGGAGGCCCGCATGCGCGAGCATCTGTCGGAGGTGCTGAAGATCACGCACGGCCTGGCGGCCAGCCGGCCCGATCTGATCCAGGCCGACGACTGA